One Oryza sativa Japonica Group chromosome 8, ASM3414082v1 DNA window includes the following coding sequences:
- the LOC4345109 gene encoding uncharacterized protein — protein MAGFATSRPASLALAALLAFLNLFAFLLAVGAERRRSTGKVVPDEYDLRSYCLYDTDASTVYGVAAFFVLLLAQALVTAATRCLCLGPALSSRGCAVASFVLSWITFLTAEACLIGGSVRNAYHTKYLGYYMKHDLVTCATLRKGVFAAAAALMLINLLASLMYYWSYSRAATGGFIKHQNEVGMSMTDYGLDKGGSMP, from the exons ATGGCCGGATTCGCGACCTCGCGCCCCGCATCCCTCGCCCTCGCGGCGCTGCTCGCGTTCCTCAACCTCttcgccttcctcctcgccgtcggcgccgagcgccgccggaGCACG GGGAAGGTGGTGCCGGACGAGTACGACCTGCGGTCCTACTGCCTCTACGACACCGACGCCTCCACCGTCTACGGCGTCGCGGCCTTCTTCGTGCTCCTCCTCGCCCAGGCGctcgtcaccgccgccacccgctgCCTCTGCCTCGGCCCCGCGCTCTCCTCCCGCggctgcgccgtcgcctccttcgtCCTCTCATg GATAACATTTCTCACCGCAGAAGCCTGCCTTATTGGTGGATCTGTGAGGAATGCGTACCACACCAAGTATCTTGGTTACTACATGAAGCATGACTTGGTCACATGTGCCACGCTTCGCAAGGGAGTCtttgcagcagctgctgccTTGATGCTTATAAATCTCCTGGCATCTCTCATGTACTACTGGAGTTACTCGAGAGCTGCAACAGGTGGGTTCATCAAGCACCAGAACGAAGTTGGCATGAGCATGACGGATTACGGCCTTGACAAGGGTGGCTCTATGCCCTGA